One genomic segment of Terriglobia bacterium includes these proteins:
- a CDS encoding cation-translocating P-type ATPase, with protein sequence MGRLQQLASPPPRHPVETSTAFQGLTETEARERLSKEGPNELPSAKSRTQLRIALDVLREPMFMLLIGTGTVYVLLGDPQEAIALLVAVFVIIVITINQERKTERALHALRDLSSPRALVIREGKRRRVPGHEVVRGDLVVLSEGDRVPADAIVLENRNLSVNESLLTGESVPVRKTAGHRDTLMTRPGGDDLPCVFSGTLVVQGRGVAQVLATGVATELGKIGKALEGLQTGSTRLQLETSRLVRVFAVVGFLLCVAVALIYGYTHSNWLRGILAGLTLAISMVPEEFPVVLTIFLAMGAWRISRKNVLTRRMPAIETLGSATVLCVDKTGTLTLNRMSVQALYAAGRTFQIAPSTHQVPEHFHDVVEYAILASSRDPFDPMEKAFLELGKHAFPEYEHRHPEWTLVREYPLSPGLLVMSRAWQPAGKAACVVAAKGAPEAVLELCRVSPPEKELLLAATSEMAAAGLRVLGVAKAQLTAPLPDEQRVLPLEFVGLVGLADPVRPSVPAAVQECYRAGIRVIMITGDYPVTAQNIAAQIGLRDSTAVITGLELDGMTDAELRRRVRGVNMFARVVPEQKLRLISALKAEGEVVAMTGDGVNDAPALKAADIGIAMGARGTDVAREAASLVLLDDDFSSIVNAIRLGRRIYDNLKKATAYILAIHVPIAGITLVPVLLKWPLVLLPLHVLFLELIIDPTCSIAFEAEPEESDVMARPPRDPNELLFTRKRTLMSLAQGLTVLASVLVVYLFAIRLGHDEFDSRALAFSTLLVGNLCLIYTNRSWSRTIWQMMRSPNRALLWVTAGALSALGLILYVPALRGLFKFSVLHPIDLVVAISAGFLGVLWFELLKLFGARLRPGPSSREAV encoded by the coding sequence ATGGGAAGACTCCAACAACTTGCTAGTCCGCCTCCCCGCCATCCGGTGGAAACCTCAACGGCGTTCCAGGGACTGACGGAGACCGAAGCCCGCGAGCGCCTGAGCAAGGAAGGCCCCAACGAGCTGCCGTCGGCAAAGTCGCGCACTCAACTGCGCATCGCACTGGACGTTCTCCGCGAACCCATGTTCATGCTGCTCATTGGGACAGGCACGGTCTACGTGCTGTTGGGTGACCCGCAAGAGGCGATCGCCCTTCTGGTGGCAGTCTTCGTGATTATTGTCATTACCATTAACCAGGAGCGGAAGACGGAGCGGGCGCTGCACGCTCTGCGCGATCTCTCCAGCCCAAGAGCTCTGGTAATTCGCGAAGGCAAGCGCCGGCGCGTTCCCGGACACGAAGTGGTGCGCGGCGACCTGGTTGTGCTGTCAGAAGGAGACCGTGTTCCCGCCGATGCCATCGTCCTTGAAAACCGCAACCTTTCCGTCAATGAGTCGCTGCTAACAGGTGAATCTGTTCCTGTGCGAAAGACTGCGGGCCATCGCGATACGCTAATGACTCGTCCCGGCGGCGATGACTTGCCGTGCGTGTTCTCCGGGACCCTGGTGGTGCAAGGGCGAGGCGTGGCCCAGGTGCTTGCGACCGGCGTTGCCACCGAGTTGGGGAAGATCGGCAAGGCGCTGGAAGGCTTGCAGACCGGGAGCACACGGCTTCAACTTGAAACCAGCCGGCTCGTCCGCGTCTTCGCCGTGGTTGGCTTTCTCTTGTGCGTCGCGGTGGCTTTGATCTATGGCTATACCCATTCCAACTGGCTGCGGGGAATCCTGGCTGGTCTCACCCTGGCGATTTCCATGGTGCCGGAAGAATTCCCGGTAGTGCTGACCATTTTCCTGGCCATGGGCGCCTGGCGCATTTCCCGCAAGAACGTTCTGACGCGGCGCATGCCGGCCATTGAAACCCTGGGTTCAGCCACCGTCCTCTGTGTGGACAAAACCGGCACCCTGACATTGAACCGCATGTCCGTGCAGGCGCTCTATGCGGCGGGCCGGACTTTCCAGATCGCACCCAGCACCCACCAGGTGCCGGAACATTTTCATGACGTTGTTGAGTACGCCATTCTCGCCAGCAGTCGAGATCCTTTTGATCCCATGGAAAAGGCCTTTCTGGAGTTGGGCAAGCACGCGTTCCCTGAATACGAACATCGCCATCCGGAATGGACGCTCGTCCGCGAATACCCGCTGTCGCCAGGCTTATTGGTCATGTCTCGAGCCTGGCAGCCTGCGGGCAAAGCTGCTTGCGTCGTGGCTGCCAAAGGAGCGCCGGAAGCAGTACTGGAACTCTGCCGCGTCTCGCCTCCGGAAAAAGAACTGCTGCTGGCTGCAACGTCGGAGATGGCCGCTGCCGGCTTGCGCGTCCTGGGTGTAGCCAAGGCACAACTCACAGCGCCACTGCCGGATGAACAGCGCGTCTTGCCTCTGGAATTCGTGGGCCTGGTGGGACTGGCTGACCCGGTCCGCCCTTCTGTGCCGGCCGCGGTGCAGGAATGTTATCGCGCTGGAATTCGGGTCATCATGATCACCGGCGACTATCCTGTGACCGCGCAAAACATCGCCGCTCAAATCGGGCTGCGCGATTCCACCGCGGTCATTACCGGCCTGGAACTTGATGGCATGACGGACGCTGAACTCCGCCGGCGAGTGCGCGGCGTCAATATGTTTGCCCGCGTTGTTCCTGAGCAAAAGCTCCGTTTGATTAGCGCGCTCAAAGCGGAGGGAGAAGTAGTGGCCATGACTGGAGACGGCGTTAACGATGCGCCCGCGCTGAAGGCCGCCGACATCGGCATTGCCATGGGCGCCCGCGGTACGGACGTGGCCCGCGAAGCAGCTTCGCTTGTCCTCCTGGACGACGACTTCTCTTCCATCGTGAACGCCATACGCCTGGGCCGCAGGATCTATGACAACCTGAAAAAAGCCACCGCGTACATCCTGGCCATCCATGTTCCCATTGCCGGAATCACCCTGGTTCCCGTGTTGCTGAAATGGCCCTTGGTCCTGCTGCCGCTGCACGTGCTGTTTTTGGAATTGATTATTGATCCCACGTGTTCCATTGCCTTTGAAGCTGAGCCGGAAGAGTCGGATGTGATGGCTCGTCCGCCCCGGGACCCCAACGAATTGCTGTTCACCCGCAAACGCACGCTCATGAGTCTGGCGCAGGGGCTCACCGTGCTGGCTTCAGTCCTTGTTGTCTATCTCTTCGCCATCCGCCTGGGGCATGATGAGTTTGATTCCCGTGCTTTGGCTTTTTCCACCCTGCTGGTTGGCAATCTATGCCTGATCTACACCAATCGGTCCTGGAGCCGCACCATCTGGCAGATGATGCGCTCGCCGAACCGGGCGTTGCTCTGGGTGACCGCGGGCGCCCTCTCCGCTCTAGGACTCATTCTCTACGTACCCGCGTTACGCGGCTTGTTCAAGTTTTCCGTATTGCATCCTATAGATTTGGTGGTTGCCATTTCCGCGGGTTTCCTCGGCGTGTTGTGGTTTGAGTTGCTCAAGCTCTTCGGCGCCCGTCTGCGCCCCGGCCCGTCCAGCAGAGAGGCGGTATGA
- a CDS encoding universal stress protein translates to MAAVHSSVALKKVLFPTDFSEESAHAIDYVRALRHGYNAKICVLHVADLFPYSLSDDPVATQKASSILHQAEARIRDFMLVHRFDRKHFEPAVVSGEVFEAVAKFVAEHEIDLVLLGSRGDLGISRLFLGSVAEEIFRTARCPVMTVGPQAHAPEKDGRFNRLLFATDFSEHSQSALPYVEFLLADNPQAKLTLAHFHQREEKELLSRHQEQRNLEDQLRSLVPDTLQDRIADVIVAPGPAAGGMVKLATQLEADLLILGVRYGGSFLRIATHGPFSVTQAVIGRAPCPVFTVRGPRSASISGAL, encoded by the coding sequence ATGGCCGCAGTCCATTCCAGTGTCGCCTTGAAAAAAGTGCTGTTCCCCACGGATTTTTCTGAAGAGTCGGCGCATGCCATTGATTACGTCCGCGCTTTGCGTCACGGTTACAATGCGAAGATCTGCGTCCTTCACGTGGCCGATCTTTTTCCCTACTCGCTGAGCGACGATCCTGTAGCCACCCAGAAAGCATCTTCCATCCTCCACCAGGCGGAGGCCCGGATTCGCGACTTCATGCTGGTCCACCGTTTCGATCGCAAGCATTTTGAGCCGGCCGTGGTGTCTGGCGAAGTGTTTGAAGCCGTGGCCAAATTCGTCGCGGAACATGAAATTGACCTTGTTCTTCTGGGCAGCCGGGGCGATCTGGGCATCAGCCGGTTGTTTCTTGGTTCCGTGGCGGAGGAAATCTTCCGTACCGCGCGGTGCCCGGTGATGACCGTGGGTCCGCAGGCCCACGCCCCTGAAAAAGACGGGCGTTTCAACCGACTTCTATTTGCCACCGACTTCAGCGAGCATTCCCAATCTGCGTTGCCTTATGTCGAATTCCTTTTGGCGGACAACCCTCAGGCTAAGCTCACTCTGGCCCACTTTCACCAACGGGAGGAGAAGGAACTCCTAAGCCGCCATCAGGAACAGCGGAATCTCGAGGACCAACTGCGTTCCCTGGTTCCCGACACTCTCCAGGACCGCATCGCTGACGTGATTGTGGCTCCCGGGCCCGCGGCCGGCGGCATGGTGAAACTGGCCACGCAGTTGGAGGCCGATTTGCTCATCCTGGGCGTGCGGTATGGGGGCTCGTTCTTGCGGATCGCGACGCATGGACCTTTCTCGGTAACGCAAGCTGTGATCGGCCGCGCGCCGTGCCCGGTCTTCACAGTGCGCGGTCCGCGGTCCGCTTCGATTTCGGGCGCGTTATGA
- a CDS encoding aldo/keto reductase: MEYVNLGSTGTKVSRICLGCMTYGAKKWREWVLEEAEGRPFIKQALELGINFFDTADMYSLGVSEQILGRVIKDFGLPRENLVIATKVFFPMSDDPNDQGLSRKHIMQAIDASLRRLQMDYVDLYQTHRFDYHTPIEETMEALHDVVKAGKARYIGASSMFAWQFARMQYTADRLRLTRFVTMQNHYNLVYREEEREMAPFCIAEGVGMLPWSPLARGLLAGSRKAGTLRSKEDDYTKKLYTQEADDRVVDCVAAVAKQRGVPPAQVALAWLLHKPGVTSPIVGASKSHHLQDAVAAVSLKLTKEEVGQLESVYVPHAVLGHH; this comes from the coding sequence ATGGAATACGTCAACCTTGGTTCCACCGGCACAAAAGTCTCCCGCATTTGCCTGGGCTGCATGACTTACGGCGCCAAGAAATGGCGTGAATGGGTCCTGGAAGAAGCCGAAGGCCGCCCGTTCATCAAGCAGGCGCTGGAACTGGGCATCAACTTCTTTGACACCGCGGACATGTATTCCCTGGGGGTGAGCGAGCAGATTCTGGGCCGCGTCATCAAAGATTTTGGCTTGCCCCGCGAAAACCTGGTCATTGCCACAAAAGTGTTCTTCCCCATGAGCGATGATCCCAACGACCAAGGTCTTTCCCGCAAGCACATCATGCAAGCGATTGACGCCAGCCTGCGCCGCCTGCAAATGGACTATGTAGATCTGTACCAGACCCATCGCTTCGACTACCATACGCCGATTGAAGAGACCATGGAGGCCCTGCACGACGTGGTCAAGGCCGGAAAGGCGCGCTACATCGGCGCCTCGTCCATGTTCGCCTGGCAGTTTGCCCGCATGCAGTACACCGCGGACCGCCTTCGCCTGACGCGCTTTGTCACCATGCAGAACCACTACAACTTGGTCTATCGCGAAGAAGAGCGCGAGATGGCGCCGTTTTGCATAGCGGAAGGTGTGGGCATGCTGCCGTGGAGTCCGCTGGCGCGCGGATTGCTCGCCGGCAGCCGCAAAGCGGGGACCCTGCGTTCCAAAGAAGACGACTACACCAAGAAGCTCTACACGCAAGAAGCCGATGATCGCGTGGTGGACTGCGTGGCCGCCGTCGCCAAGCAGCGCGGCGTCCCTCCGGCACAGGTTGCGCTGGCTTGGCTGCTGCACAAACCGGGAGTCACGTCGCCGATTGTGGGCGCGTCCAAATCGCACCACTTGCAGGATGCAGTGGCGGCCGTCAGCCTGAAGCTGACCAAGGAAGAAGTGGGCCAACTGGAGTCCGTGTACGTCCCCCACGCGGTGTTGGGGCACCACTAA
- a CDS encoding DUF4230 domain-containing protein — MAETSTDNPVKTPRLGLASGLLIGGLAMLLLVLLAGRAQSGMMDKLWSTITGRKTTIISQGAVVQRIQRLQRMETVVYNMDKIVTGQKETLLLPDFLAGDKMLLIVHGQVIAGIDFEQLRASDIQITGKEIHLKLPAPRILVTRIDNARTRVYSRTTGLLVPMDPNLESQVRQQAEGELLDEAGRSGILTTARQNARTTLTSFLLGMGFEKVEVE; from the coding sequence ATGGCAGAAACTTCAACCGACAACCCGGTCAAGACGCCCAGACTCGGCCTCGCATCCGGACTCCTCATCGGCGGGCTAGCCATGCTGCTCCTTGTGCTGCTGGCCGGGCGCGCGCAATCCGGCATGATGGACAAATTGTGGTCGACCATCACCGGGCGCAAGACGACCATCATCAGCCAGGGCGCGGTGGTGCAGCGCATCCAGCGGCTGCAGCGCATGGAAACCGTGGTCTACAACATGGACAAGATCGTCACCGGGCAAAAGGAAACTCTGCTGCTCCCGGACTTCCTGGCGGGCGACAAGATGCTGCTGATCGTCCACGGGCAGGTGATCGCCGGCATTGATTTTGAGCAGCTCCGCGCCAGCGACATCCAGATCACGGGCAAGGAAATCCATTTGAAGCTGCCCGCTCCCAGGATTCTGGTCACGCGAATTGACAACGCGCGGACGCGCGTTTACTCCCGCACCACCGGGCTGCTGGTCCCCATGGACCCCAATCTGGAATCGCAGGTCCGCCAGCAGGCCGAAGGCGAATTGCTGGACGAAGCAGGGCGCAGCGGCATCCTGACCACGGCGCGCCAGAACGCGCGCACCACGCTCACCAGTTTCCTGCTGGGCATGGGCTTTGAGAAAGTGGAAGTCGAGTAA
- a CDS encoding MBL fold metallo-hydrolase gives MKQRLFVLIAIILCAGAAWGSVHKIGPDLYAYISDNDSSANSTFLVSDQGILVVDTGLNAQEGRRLLDEIRKISSAPVRWIVNTHYHPDHRGGNIMVGPDAIVIATFETRSAVLRMQRPQSQPSGSGNRLATGYEMSETFSGERGPTLYVGGHEVRIYHPGPAHTLGDAVVYFPDQHAIATGDLLLTNSCPAMDDGDMENWIKALDQILALPVEHVVPGHFALAGKPELQRFRNYLADLRDQVKSMFDKRMSLYAVKKDLRLPKYKDFRQYPQYQATFADNAEAYYKQLADRVVK, from the coding sequence ATGAAGCAACGACTCTTTGTCTTGATCGCAATCATTCTGTGTGCCGGCGCAGCTTGGGGCTCCGTCCACAAGATCGGCCCGGACCTGTACGCCTACATCTCCGACAATGACTCCAGCGCCAACTCCACTTTCCTGGTGAGCGACCAGGGCATCCTGGTGGTGGACACCGGCCTCAACGCTCAGGAAGGCCGCAGGCTGCTTGATGAGATCCGCAAAATCTCATCGGCGCCGGTGCGCTGGATTGTGAACACCCACTACCATCCCGACCATCGCGGTGGAAACATCATGGTGGGACCGGACGCAATCGTCATTGCAACGTTTGAGACCCGCTCGGCAGTGCTGCGAATGCAACGCCCGCAGTCGCAACCAAGTGGCAGCGGCAACCGGCTGGCGACAGGATACGAGATGAGTGAGACCTTCAGCGGGGAGCGCGGCCCCACGCTGTACGTCGGCGGACATGAAGTGCGGATTTACCATCCTGGCCCGGCGCACACGCTCGGCGACGCCGTGGTCTACTTCCCGGACCAGCACGCCATCGCCACCGGCGACCTTCTTCTCACCAATTCCTGCCCGGCGATGGATGATGGCGACATGGAAAACTGGATCAAGGCCCTCGACCAGATTCTCGCTCTGCCCGTGGAACATGTGGTTCCCGGACACTTCGCATTGGCCGGCAAGCCTGAGCTGCAGCGCTTTCGCAATTACCTGGCCGACCTTCGCGACCAGGTGAAGAGCATGTTCGACAAGCGCATGTCGCTTTACGCGGTGAAGAAGGACCTTCGGCTTCCCAAGTACAAGGACTTCCGCCAGTACCCGCAATACCAAGCAACGTTTGCCGACAACGCAGAGGCGTACTACAAACAACTGGCTGACCGCGTCGTCAAGTAG